One window from the genome of Rhinolophus ferrumequinum isolate MPI-CBG mRhiFer1 chromosome 22, mRhiFer1_v1.p, whole genome shotgun sequence encodes:
- the C22H1orf68 gene encoding skin-specific protein 32 — translation MCDQQKLVQFPPSCVKGSGLGPVASANVTAVKCPAPCPPQTFVKYTAPCQTYVTCPAPCQTTYVKCAAPCPPQTCVKCPAPCPPQTCVKCPAPCPPQTLVKCAAPCPTQTLVKCAAPCPTQTLVKCAAPCQTYVKCPAPCQTSYVKCAAPCQTYVKCPAPCQTPMYYVQYPSSYQTYYVQGAASGSAGQCCVPDPCSAPCSTSYSCLAPRTFGVSPLRRWVQRPQNCNTGSSGCCEDSGCCSSGGCCSECCCLGIIPMRSRGPACCDNCCEEEDDCCC, via the coding sequence ATGTGTGACCAGCAGAAACTGGTGCAGTTCCCTCCGTCCTGCGTGAAAGGTTCGGGATTGGGGCCTGTGGCAAGTGCCAACGTTACCGCTGTGAAATGCCCAGCTCCGTGCCCACCTCAAACCTTCGTGAAATACACAGCTCCTTGCCAGACGTATGTGACGTGCCCAGCTCCATGCCAAACGACCTACGTGAAATGCGCAGCTCCGTGCCCACCGCAAACCTGCGTGAAATGCCCAGCTCCGTGCCCACCGCAAACCTGCGTGAAATGCCCAGCTCCGTGCCCACCTCAAACCCTCGTGAAATGTGCAGCTCCGTGCCCAACGCAAACCCTCGTGAAATGTGCAGCTCCGTGCCCAACGCAAACCCTTGTGAAATGTGCCGCTCCGTGCCAGACGTATGTGAAGTGCCCAGCTCCGTGCCAGACGTCCTACGTGAAATGTGCCGCTCCGTGCCAGACGTATGTGAAGTGCCCAGCTCCGTGCCAGACCCCGATGTACTACGTCCAGTACCCTTCTTCGTACCAGACCTACTATGTTCAGGGTGCTGCAAGTGGCTCAGCCGGCCAGTGCTGTGTCCCTGATCCGTGCTCGGCTCCCTGTTCCACCAGCTATAGCTGCTTGGCTCCCCGGACCTTCGGGGTGAGTCCCCTGAGACGCTGGGTGCAGCGGCCCCAGAACTGCAACACAGGGTCATCCGGCTGCTGCGAGGACAGCGGGTGCTGCAGCTCTGGGGGCTGCTGTTCCGAGTGCTGCTGTTTGGGCATTATTCCCATGAGGTCCCGAGGCCCCGCGTGCTGTGACAACTGCTGCGAGGAGGAGGACGACTGCTGCTGTTAA